A single window of Methylobacterium nodulans ORS 2060 DNA harbors:
- a CDS encoding RluA family pseudouridine synthase gives MTAKPPSRGGRSQSGPAGRRPARPPARARTGPRNTARDAAQRAAGGRDLSDAAPWARDEEGRAPGPAAKQNPAKPNPAKPNRGKPSPDKPARQPAASRAAPARPPRPAPATGPTRREMREATAAALATGVQMLEVTPDEAGMRIDRFLSARFPQLPFTRIQSLVRKGELRVNGKRAKAADRVEPGASVRVPPLKLDAPPSSPSPARAESDLAFLRSLVLYEDQDMMVLNKPFGLAVQGGSGTKRHVDGLLEALRTPDGQKPRLVHRLDKDTAGCLVVAKSRLAAATLAKTFRSRAARKIYWALAAGVPRVRQGRISTYLAKEEMGDADARMRVAQHGDEGASHALTYYAVVDQAGQKLSWLSLKPVTGRTHQLRAHAAHIGHPLVGDPKYFDIENWELPGGLQNRLHLLARRIVIPHPRTNKPVDVTAPLPPHMAQSWNLLGFDASRYDPIVEAPES, from the coding sequence ATGACCGCAAAACCTCCCTCCCGCGGCGGCCGCTCGCAATCCGGCCCGGCCGGGCGCCGGCCCGCCCGGCCGCCGGCGCGGGCGCGCACGGGGCCGCGCAACACCGCACGGGATGCCGCCCAGCGCGCCGCCGGCGGCCGCGATCTGAGCGACGCCGCGCCCTGGGCACGGGACGAGGAGGGCAGGGCACCCGGCCCCGCCGCCAAGCAGAACCCGGCCAAGCCAAACCCGGCCAAGCCGAATCGCGGCAAGCCCAGCCCTGACAAGCCCGCCCGCCAGCCGGCCGCCTCCCGGGCCGCCCCGGCCCGGCCGCCGCGGCCGGCCCCCGCAACCGGACCGACGCGCCGGGAGATGCGGGAGGCGACTGCGGCAGCGCTTGCAACCGGCGTGCAGATGCTGGAGGTGACGCCCGACGAGGCCGGGATGCGCATCGACCGCTTCCTGTCCGCACGCTTCCCGCAGCTGCCCTTCACCCGCATCCAGAGCCTGGTGCGCAAGGGGGAATTGCGGGTCAACGGCAAGCGGGCCAAGGCCGCCGACCGGGTCGAGCCCGGCGCGAGCGTGCGCGTACCGCCGCTCAAGCTCGATGCGCCGCCGTCTAGCCCCAGCCCCGCCAGGGCGGAGAGCGACCTCGCCTTCCTGCGCTCCCTGGTGCTCTACGAGGACCAGGACATGATGGTGCTCAACAAGCCCTTCGGCCTCGCGGTCCAGGGCGGCTCGGGCACGAAGCGGCATGTGGACGGGCTGCTTGAGGCTCTGCGCACGCCGGACGGCCAGAAGCCACGGCTCGTCCACCGCCTCGACAAGGACACGGCGGGCTGCCTCGTCGTCGCCAAGTCCCGCCTCGCCGCCGCGACTTTGGCCAAGACCTTCCGGTCGCGCGCGGCGCGCAAGATCTACTGGGCGCTCGCCGCGGGCGTGCCGCGGGTGCGCCAGGGGCGGATCTCCACCTATCTCGCCAAGGAGGAGATGGGCGATGCGGATGCCCGGATGCGGGTCGCCCAGCACGGGGACGAGGGGGCGAGCCACGCGCTCACCTACTACGCGGTCGTCGATCAGGCAGGCCAGAAGCTCTCCTGGCTGTCGCTGAAGCCGGTCACCGGGCGCACGCACCAGCTGCGCGCGCACGCCGCCCATATCGGGCACCCGCTCGTCGGCGACCCGAAATATTTCGACATCGAGAACTGGGAGCTGCCGGGGGGCCTGCAGAACCGCCTGCACCTGCTCGCCCGCCGCATCGTCATCCCGCATCCGCGCACCAACAAGCCCGTGGACGTGACCGCGCCGCTGCCGCCGCACATGGCTCAGAGCTGGAACCTGCTCGGCTTCGACGCCAGCCGCTACGACCCGATCGTCGAGGCGCCCGAGAGTTAG